In one Bacillus sp. Marseille-P3661 genomic region, the following are encoded:
- a CDS encoding YlmC/YmxH family sporulation protein, producing MRLSEINGKEIIDLEKGERMGVLGQADLEIDEQTGHIKALIIPTTKWFGFRKQGAEARIPWNNIRKIGTDMIIIDFKGN from the coding sequence ATGAGACTGAGCGAAATTAATGGGAAGGAAATAATTGATTTAGAAAAAGGTGAACGAATGGGCGTATTGGGTCAAGCAGATCTAGAAATCGATGAGCAAACCGGTCATATTAAAGCTTTGATTATTCCAACTACAAAATGGTTCGGATTTAGGAAACAAGGTGCAGAAGCACGTATACCATGGAACAATATAAGAAAAATTGGTACGGATATGATTATAATAGATTTCAAAGGTAATTAA
- the dpaA gene encoding dipicolinic acid synthetase subunit A codes for MLTGLHIAVIGGDARQLEVIRKLTELDAKLSLVGFDQLDHTFSGASKKEIDEVDFSECDAVILPIPGTGLAGEIETIFSNEKIVLTEEMLRDTPEHCMVFSGVSNQYLDTIISNTNRQLIKLFERDDVAIFNSIPTVEGTIMMVIQNTDVTIHGSDIVILGLGRTGMSLARTFSCLGANVKVGARKSKDIARITEMGLKAFYLSDLANEVSDTDIVINTVPVLILTAGVISKMPVHTLIIDLASKPGGTDFRYAEKRGIKALLAPGLPGIVAPKTAGQIVANVISQLLNEQLQQGKGKKQ; via the coding sequence ATGTTAACAGGTTTGCATATTGCAGTAATCGGTGGAGACGCCCGTCAATTAGAGGTTATACGCAAATTAACAGAATTAGATGCAAAGCTATCTTTAGTCGGTTTTGATCAGTTAGATCATACATTTTCAGGAGCATCAAAAAAAGAAATAGATGAAGTAGATTTCTCGGAATGTGATGCAGTGATATTACCAATTCCAGGGACTGGGTTAGCCGGAGAGATCGAAACAATCTTTTCAAATGAAAAAATTGTACTGACTGAAGAAATGCTTAGAGATACTCCTGAACATTGTATGGTTTTCTCTGGGGTTAGTAATCAATATTTAGATACAATTATTTCAAATACGAATAGACAGTTAATTAAACTGTTTGAACGAGATGATGTGGCAATATTCAATTCAATCCCTACGGTTGAAGGTACGATTATGATGGTCATTCAAAATACGGATGTGACAATTCATGGTTCTGATATTGTTATTTTAGGTCTTGGAAGAACAGGCATGTCACTTGCCCGAACATTTTCTTGTTTAGGGGCAAACGTTAAGGTTGGAGCTAGAAAATCAAAAGACATTGCAAGAATAACAGAGATGGGTTTAAAAGCATTTTATTTATCAGACTTAGCAAATGAGGTTAGCGATACAGATATTGTAATCAATACTGTACCTGTTTTAATTTTAACGGCTGGCGTCATTTCTAAAATGCCTGTACACACACTCATTATCGACTTAGCTTCTAAACCTGGTGGTACTGATTTTCGATATGCAGAGAAACGTGGAATAAAGGCTTTACTTGCTCCAGGATTGCCTGGGATTGTAGCTCCTAAAACGGCAGGTCAAATTGTGGCCAATGTCATTTCTCAATTGCTTAATGAACAGTTACAACAAGGGAAGGGGAAAAAACAATGA
- a CDS encoding aspartate-semialdehyde dehydrogenase: MTNVKGYHVAVVGATGAVGEKMMATLEQRNFPISKLTLLSSERSAGKKLLFKGEEVVVQAATPESFEGVDIALFSAGGSVSKQLAPEAAKRGAICIDNTSAFRMDPEVPLVVPEVNENDIHQHKGIIANPNCSTIQMVVALEPIRKAFGLKKVIVSTYQAVSGAGAKAIQEMKDQTQAVLNGDEFTPEILPCGADKKHYQIAFNAVPQIDKFQENGYTFEEMKMINETKKIMHMPELSVAATCVRIPVEFGHSESVYVEVEKEGVTVQELKDLLAQSEGIVLQDQPEEQIYPMAVTAAGKLDTFVGRIRKDLDNEKGFHMWIVSDNLLKGAAWNSVQIAERLLSLNILK, from the coding sequence ATGACAAATGTAAAAGGATATCATGTAGCAGTAGTAGGAGCAACAGGTGCAGTAGGGGAAAAAATGATGGCAACATTAGAGCAAAGAAACTTCCCAATTTCTAAATTAACTTTATTATCCTCTGAAAGATCAGCTGGGAAAAAGTTATTGTTTAAAGGGGAAGAAGTAGTTGTGCAGGCTGCAACGCCAGAAAGTTTTGAAGGTGTTGACATCGCCTTATTCAGTGCAGGTGGCTCTGTATCAAAACAGTTAGCACCAGAAGCAGCAAAAAGAGGAGCTATTTGTATCGATAATACAAGTGCTTTTCGTATGGACCCAGAAGTACCATTAGTAGTACCTGAAGTAAATGAAAACGATATTCATCAACATAAAGGCATAATTGCTAATCCAAACTGCTCAACTATTCAAATGGTGGTTGCACTTGAACCGATTAGAAAAGCATTTGGATTAAAGAAAGTAATTGTTTCAACGTATCAAGCAGTATCTGGAGCAGGTGCAAAAGCTATTCAAGAAATGAAAGATCAAACTCAAGCAGTTTTAAACGGTGACGAGTTCACTCCGGAAATTTTACCATGTGGTGCAGATAAAAAACATTACCAAATTGCATTTAATGCTGTTCCACAAATTGATAAATTTCAAGAAAACGGTTATACCTTTGAAGAAATGAAAATGATCAATGAAACTAAGAAAATTATGCATATGCCGGAGTTATCCGTTGCAGCAACATGCGTAAGAATACCAGTAGAATTTGGTCATTCTGAGTCTGTGTATGTGGAAGTTGAAAAAGAAGGTGTAACAGTGCAAGAACTAAAAGATCTTCTTGCTCAATCGGAAGGAATTGTTTTACAAGATCAACCTGAAGAACAAATTTACCCGATGGCGGTTACGGCTGCAGGCAAATTAGATACATTTGTGGGTCGTATTCGCAAGGACCTTGACAACGAAAAAGGTTTCCATATGTGGATTGTCTCTGACAACTTATTAAAGGGAGCTGCTTGGAATTCAGTACAAATTGCAGAACGCTTATTATCATTAAATATTCTTAAATAA
- the dpaB gene encoding dipicolinate synthase subunit B: MTLKGKRIGFGITGSHCTYEATVPQIEKLVNAGAEVVPVVTFNVKNTTTRFGNGEDWVKKIEEITGNKVIDSIVGAEPLGPKFPLDCMVIAPMTGNSMSRFANALTDSPVLMAAKATLRNLKPVVLGISTNDALGLNGANLMKLMSTKNIYFIPFGQDDPHVKPNSIVARMDSLIDTVEAAIKGYQLQPVLIERFRDGE, encoded by the coding sequence ATGACATTAAAAGGCAAACGTATTGGATTTGGGATCACAGGTTCACATTGCACGTATGAAGCTACGGTACCGCAAATTGAAAAATTGGTAAACGCCGGAGCTGAAGTTGTTCCAGTAGTTACCTTCAATGTAAAAAATACAACTACAAGATTTGGAAATGGGGAAGACTGGGTTAAAAAAATAGAAGAAATAACTGGTAATAAAGTTATTGATTCTATTGTAGGTGCTGAACCACTAGGTCCAAAATTCCCATTGGATTGTATGGTAATTGCGCCGATGACAGGAAACTCAATGAGCCGCTTTGCGAATGCATTAACAGATTCCCCTGTTTTAATGGCGGCAAAGGCTACACTTCGAAACTTAAAACCTGTTGTGCTTGGAATTTCAACAAATGATGCACTTGGGTTAAATGGTGCTAATTTAATGAAGTTAATGTCAACTAAAAATATTTACTTTATCCCGTTTGGCCAAGATGATCCCCATGTAAAACCAAATTCTATTGTAGCGCGAATGGATTCATTAATAGATACAGTAGAAGCAGCAATAAAAGGTTATCAACTACAACCAGTCCTAATTGAAAGATTTCGTGATGGAGAATAA
- a CDS encoding polysaccharide deacetylase family protein, producing MNRLAIQLIGFSIILIITFGVMQNPYTTDYVKSLRESTAVTVAKQEDPLFQEIVSKAKEFEIAPKDAQIHTVWKAMPGLNGLKVNIEQSYNRMKNDGEFNPNKLVFEQIPPKVTLKDLPPAPIYRGHPEKQAVSFLINVAWGNEYIPSMLKTLEKHKVKATFFLEGQWVKKYPDLAKMIIDAGHEIGNHAYSHPNMENLSPASIREEITKTNEIIKATIGETPKWFGPPSGSYKEEVVKITEEEKMKLVMWTVDTVDWKNPEPNSMVARVLGKVTPGSMILMHPTASTEKGLENLIVGIKEKEYQITNVSTLLSEERVKIGIK from the coding sequence ATGAATAGACTCGCTATTCAGCTTATTGGTTTTTCAATCATTCTGATTATTACATTCGGTGTAATGCAAAATCCGTATACAACGGATTACGTTAAAAGTTTAAGGGAATCAACAGCCGTTACGGTTGCAAAACAGGAGGATCCTCTTTTTCAGGAAATAGTTTCAAAGGCAAAGGAATTTGAGATTGCTCCCAAGGACGCGCAAATACATACGGTATGGAAAGCGATGCCGGGATTAAATGGATTAAAAGTTAATATTGAACAATCGTATAATAGAATGAAAAATGATGGAGAATTTAATCCAAACAAATTGGTATTTGAGCAGATTCCGCCGAAGGTTACATTAAAGGATCTTCCACCAGCACCGATTTATCGGGGACATCCTGAAAAACAAGCGGTAAGTTTTTTAATTAATGTAGCATGGGGGAATGAATATATTCCAAGTATGTTAAAAACATTGGAAAAACATAAGGTAAAGGCGACGTTCTTTTTGGAGGGACAATGGGTAAAAAAATATCCAGACTTAGCAAAAATGATTATAGATGCAGGGCATGAGATTGGTAATCATGCTTATAGTCATCCTAATATGGAGAACCTATCTCCGGCTTCAATCCGTGAAGAGATAACAAAAACAAATGAAATTATTAAAGCTACAATTGGTGAAACTCCAAAGTGGTTTGGGCCGCCTAGCGGTAGTTATAAAGAAGAGGTAGTTAAAATTACGGAAGAAGAGAAAATGAAATTAGTAATGTGGACTGTAGATACAGTTGATTGGAAAAATCCTGAACCGAATAGTATGGTTGCAAGAGTACTGGGAAAAGTGACACCAGGATCTATGATATTAATGCATCCAACCGCTTCTACTGAAAAGGGCTTGGAAAATTTAATTGTAGGTATTAAAGAAAAAGAATACCAAATTACAAATGTGTCTACATTATTAAGTGAAGAGAGAGTTAAAATAGGAATAAAATAG
- the pnp gene encoding polyribonucleotide nucleotidyltransferase — protein MDQNKQTFSMDWAGRTLTVEIGQLAKQANGACLIRYGETAVLSTATASKEPKNLSFFPLTVNYEERLYAVGKIPGGFIKREGRPSEKAILASRLIDRPIRPLFADGFRNEVQVISIVMSVDQNCSSEMAAMFGSSLALSVSDIPFEGPIAGVTVGRVDNNFIINPTVEQLEKSDIHLVVAGTKDAINMVEAGADEVPEETMLEAIMFGHEEIKKLIAFQEEIAKAIGKEKMEVQLYELDANLESEVRQMAEDAIKKAVQVAEKHAREDAINEVKKHVSESYETREDLPEEILGQVSEVMNKLVKEEVRRLITKEKIRPDGRQIDEIRPLSSEVGLLPRTHGSGLFTRGQTQALSICTLGALGDVQILDGLGIEESKRFMHHYNFPQFSVGETGPIRGPGRREIGHGALGERALEPVIPSETDFPYTVRLVSEVLESNGSTSQASICASTLAMMDAGVPIKAPVAGIAMGLVKSGEDYTVLTDIQGMEDHLGDMDFKVAGTSKGVTALQMDIKIEGLSREILEEALQQAKKGRMQILEHMLETISTPREQLSTYAPKILTMAIKPDKIRDVIGPSGKQINKIIEETGVKIDIEQDGTIFIASPDMAMNEKAKKIIEDIVREVEVGQMYLGKVKRIEKFGAFVEIFQGKDGLVHISELAEERVGKVEDVVAIGDELLVKVMDIDKQGRVNLSRKAVLKEQKEKQEQK, from the coding sequence ATGGATCAAAACAAACAAACCTTCTCCATGGATTGGGCAGGCCGAACGCTGACAGTAGAAATTGGCCAGCTTGCGAAACAAGCCAACGGCGCATGCTTAATTCGATATGGAGAAACTGCAGTATTATCTACTGCAACTGCATCAAAGGAACCAAAAAACTTGAGTTTCTTTCCGCTGACAGTTAACTATGAAGAGCGTTTATATGCTGTCGGAAAAATCCCTGGAGGATTCATTAAACGGGAAGGGCGTCCAAGTGAAAAAGCAATACTTGCAAGCCGCTTAATCGACAGACCAATTCGTCCACTATTTGCTGATGGATTTAGAAATGAAGTTCAGGTAATTAGTATTGTGATGAGTGTTGATCAAAACTGCTCTTCGGAAATGGCAGCTATGTTCGGGTCATCATTAGCACTTTCAGTTTCTGATATACCGTTTGAAGGACCTATCGCAGGTGTTACAGTTGGACGAGTAGATAATAATTTTATTATCAATCCAACGGTTGAACAACTAGAAAAAAGTGATATTCACCTAGTTGTGGCAGGTACCAAAGACGCGATCAACATGGTTGAAGCTGGAGCTGATGAAGTACCTGAAGAAACTATGCTTGAAGCAATTATGTTTGGTCATGAAGAAATTAAAAAGCTAATCGCTTTCCAAGAGGAAATTGCAAAAGCTATCGGTAAGGAAAAGATGGAAGTTCAGTTGTATGAATTAGATGCGAACCTAGAGTCTGAAGTTCGCCAAATGGCTGAAGATGCTATTAAAAAGGCTGTACAAGTTGCTGAAAAACACGCTCGTGAAGACGCGATTAATGAAGTTAAAAAACATGTTTCAGAAAGCTATGAGACACGTGAAGATCTTCCAGAAGAAATTTTAGGACAAGTTAGCGAAGTAATGAATAAACTTGTAAAAGAAGAGGTTCGTCGTTTAATTACAAAAGAAAAAATCCGTCCAGATGGACGTCAAATTGACGAAATTCGTCCGTTATCGTCAGAGGTTGGATTACTTCCAAGAACGCATGGTTCTGGTTTATTCACACGTGGACAAACTCAAGCTTTAAGTATTTGTACACTCGGAGCATTAGGGGATGTTCAAATTTTAGATGGATTAGGAATTGAGGAATCAAAGCGTTTTATGCATCATTATAATTTCCCACAATTCAGTGTAGGTGAAACAGGCCCTATAAGAGGACCAGGCCGTCGTGAAATTGGGCATGGTGCACTAGGTGAGCGTGCGTTAGAACCTGTTATACCTTCAGAAACTGATTTCCCTTATACAGTACGTCTAGTATCTGAAGTATTGGAATCAAATGGTTCAACCTCACAAGCGAGTATTTGTGCAAGTACGTTGGCTATGATGGATGCAGGTGTGCCGATTAAAGCACCAGTAGCAGGAATAGCAATGGGACTTGTAAAATCAGGCGAGGACTACACTGTTTTAACTGATATTCAAGGTATGGAAGATCATCTGGGTGATATGGACTTTAAGGTTGCCGGAACGAGCAAAGGTGTAACAGCTTTACAAATGGATATTAAAATTGAAGGTTTATCTCGCGAAATCCTAGAAGAAGCGTTACAACAAGCAAAGAAAGGTCGTATGCAAATTTTAGAACATATGTTAGAAACAATATCCACTCCAAGAGAGCAATTGTCAACATATGCTCCTAAAATCTTAACTATGGCAATTAAGCCAGATAAGATCCGTGATGTCATTGGCCCAAGTGGAAAACAAATTAATAAAATAATTGAAGAAACTGGGGTTAAGATTGATATTGAACAGGATGGAACGATCTTTATTGCTTCTCCTGACATGGCGATGAATGAAAAGGCAAAGAAGATTATCGAAGACATCGTTCGTGAAGTAGAAGTTGGCCAAATGTATCTTGGTAAAGTAAAAAGAATAGAGAAATTTGGTGCCTTTGTTGAAATTTTCCAAGGTAAAGATGGCTTAGTTCATATATCTGAATTGGCAGAAGAACGTGTTGGCAAAGTAGAAGATGTTGTTGCTATTGGTGATGAATTGCTAGTAAAGGTTATGGATATAGATAAGCAAGGAAGAGTCAATCTCTCCAGAAAAGCAGTTCTAAAAGAACAAAAGGAAAAACAAGAACAAAAGTAG
- a CDS encoding M16 family metallopeptidase, translating to MINKYTCQNGVRVVLENIPTVRSVAIGVWIGAGSRNEDVNNNGISHFLEHMFFKGTKTRSAKEIAESFDSIGGQVNAFTSKEYTCYYAKVLDEHSDYALEVLADMFFNSTFDETELKKEKNVVYEEIKMYEDTPDDIVHDILSKATYGEHALAYPILGTEETLATFTGDSLRQYMDQYYTPDNVVISIAGNIDDTFIKKVEQYFGNYQSSYTRPEYKVPAILDQKLARKKETEQAHLCMGFNGLQIGHEDSYSLVVLNNVLGGSMSSRLFQDVREQRGLAYSIFSYHSAYLDNGLLTIYGGTGSNQLDMLFETIQQTLATLKKEGITEKELLNSKEQLKGSLMLSLESTNSRMSRNGKNELLLKKHRSLDEILESISKVTLEKVNDLSTAIFTDHYSVALISPAGELPKS from the coding sequence TTGATAAATAAATATACGTGCCAAAATGGTGTAAGAGTGGTCCTAGAAAATATTCCAACAGTTCGATCTGTCGCAATTGGTGTTTGGATAGGTGCGGGTTCACGAAACGAAGATGTGAATAATAATGGGATTTCTCACTTTTTAGAGCATATGTTTTTTAAAGGTACAAAAACACGTAGTGCAAAAGAAATTGCTGAAAGCTTTGACAGTATTGGTGGTCAAGTAAATGCCTTTACTTCAAAAGAGTATACTTGTTATTATGCAAAGGTCTTAGATGAACACTCTGATTATGCCCTTGAGGTTTTAGCAGATATGTTCTTTAATTCAACATTTGATGAAACTGAACTTAAAAAGGAAAAAAATGTTGTGTATGAAGAAATTAAAATGTATGAAGATACACCTGACGATATTGTCCATGATATTTTAAGTAAGGCAACATACGGTGAACACGCACTAGCTTATCCAATATTAGGAACAGAGGAAACATTAGCAACGTTTACGGGCGATTCATTAAGACAATACATGGATCAATACTATACACCAGATAATGTGGTAATTTCGATTGCAGGGAATATCGATGACACATTTATTAAAAAAGTAGAACAATATTTTGGCAACTATCAATCAAGTTATACACGTCCGGAATATAAGGTTCCGGCTATTCTAGACCAAAAATTGGCTAGGAAAAAGGAAACAGAGCAAGCGCATCTTTGTATGGGATTTAATGGATTACAAATTGGTCATGAAGATAGTTATTCATTAGTCGTTTTAAATAATGTCTTGGGTGGTAGTATGTCAAGCCGCTTGTTCCAAGATGTTCGCGAACAACGTGGTTTAGCATATTCAATCTTCAGTTATCATTCTGCTTACTTAGATAACGGTTTGTTAACGATTTATGGAGGAACTGGCAGTAATCAATTAGACATGTTATTTGAGACAATTCAACAAACATTGGCTACCTTAAAAAAAGAGGGAATTACTGAGAAGGAATTACTTAATAGTAAAGAACAGCTAAAGGGTAGTTTGATGCTAAGTTTAGAAAGTACCAATAGTCGAATGAGCCGAAATGGAAAAAATGAATTATTATTAAAGAAACATCGTTCCTTAGATGAAATTTTAGAAAGTATATCAAAGGTTACGTTGGAAAAAGTAAATGATCTATCGACAGCTATTTTTACAGACCATTATTCTGTAGCATTAATTAGCCCGGCTGGTGAATTGCCTAAATCTTAA